A single genomic interval of Koleobacter methoxysyntrophicus harbors:
- a CDS encoding glycoside hydrolase family 57 protein, translating into MHKGYVSLILHAHLPYVRHPEYENFLEEKWFYEALTESYIPLINVFESLERDKVDFRISMTLTPTLLSLMSDNLIKHRYLRYLERLLDLTEKEIQRTQKYEPYLYPVARMYESRFKEVYHTYVDRYHFDIIGAFRKFMDAGKLEVITCAATHGFLPFIALHPEALRAQIKIGVDTYRRFFDRNPVGFWLPECAYVPEVDIPLREEDIKYVIIETHGLIYGTPRPKYGTFAPVITQGGIAAFGRDVESSKQVWSASEGYPGDYDYREYYRDIGYDLDFEYIRPYIHPDGIRINTGIKYYKITGKGDYKEPYDRKAALEKAAIHAGNFMFNREHQIRYVSGGMERPPIVVCPYDAELFGHWWFEGPDWLNYLFRKAAYDQQVFRFITPGEYLEMYPENQLSNPSPSSWGNKGYFEVWLNQTNDWIYRHLHKAAERMIELAEMFPDARGLKKDALNQASRELLLAQSSDWAFIMNSGTMVDYAVNRIKLHINRFTRLYEEIKKGSIDESWLRGLESRDNIFPDIDYRVYRPVTRPLYP; encoded by the coding sequence ATGCATAAAGGATATGTTTCACTAATTTTACATGCCCATCTGCCTTATGTCAGGCATCCGGAATATGAGAATTTTCTGGAAGAAAAATGGTTCTATGAAGCCCTTACAGAAAGCTATATTCCTTTAATTAATGTGTTTGAATCCCTTGAAAGGGATAAGGTGGATTTCAGGATCAGCATGACCCTTACCCCGACTCTTCTGTCTTTAATGTCTGATAACCTTATAAAACATAGATATTTAAGATATTTAGAAAGGCTGTTAGACCTAACAGAAAAGGAAATTCAGCGTACCCAAAAATATGAACCTTATTTATACCCTGTTGCCAGAATGTATGAATCTCGATTTAAAGAAGTCTATCATACATATGTTGATAGATATCATTTTGATATTATCGGAGCCTTCAGGAAGTTTATGGATGCCGGAAAACTTGAAGTTATAACGTGTGCTGCAACCCACGGATTTTTACCTTTTATAGCACTACATCCTGAAGCATTAAGAGCTCAAATCAAAATAGGGGTTGACACATATAGAAGGTTTTTTGACAGAAATCCCGTTGGATTCTGGCTGCCGGAATGCGCCTATGTGCCTGAGGTAGATATCCCCTTGAGGGAGGAAGACATTAAATATGTAATCATTGAAACCCATGGGCTTATATATGGGACTCCAAGGCCCAAATATGGAACCTTTGCCCCGGTAATTACACAAGGTGGTATAGCTGCCTTCGGCAGGGATGTTGAATCTTCAAAACAGGTATGGAGTGCATCAGAAGGATACCCGGGAGATTATGATTACAGGGAATATTACAGGGATATCGGTTATGATCTGGATTTTGAATATATCCGGCCATATATACACCCTGATGGAATAAGAATCAACACCGGTATAAAGTACTATAAAATAACGGGGAAGGGGGATTACAAAGAACCGTATGACCGAAAAGCAGCTCTTGAAAAGGCTGCCATTCATGCCGGAAACTTTATGTTTAATCGTGAACACCAGATCAGATACGTATCAGGGGGAATGGAACGGCCGCCCATTGTAGTATGTCCCTATGACGCGGAACTTTTCGGGCATTGGTGGTTTGAGGGGCCTGACTGGCTAAATTACCTTTTCAGGAAAGCTGCTTATGACCAGCAGGTATTCAGGTTTATTACTCCAGGTGAGTATCTTGAGATGTATCCAGAAAATCAGCTATCTAACCCAAGTCCGTCCAGCTGGGGGAATAAGGGCTACTTTGAGGTGTGGCTAAACCAGACCAATGACTGGATTTATCGTCACCTCCACAAAGCGGCAGAAAGGATGATAGAACTGGCAGAGATGTTTCCCGATGCCCGGGGGCTTAAAAAGGATGCCCTGAATCAGGCATCCCGAGAACTCCTTTTAGCTCAAAGCAGTGATTGGGCTTTTATCATGAATTCCGGAACTATGGTAGATTATGCGGTAAACAGGATCAAACTCCATATTAATCGATTTACGCGGCTGTATGAGGAGATTAAGAAGGGCAGCATCGATGAAAGCTGGTTGAGGGGGTTAGAATCAAGGGACAATATCTTCCCGGATATAGATTACAGAGTATACAGACCGGTTACTCGTCCCTTATACCCTTAA
- a CDS encoding DUF4912 domain-containing protein has translation MNELELKDLPKNYGDTKITLLVRDPFWIFAYWEISRPSVEDFQKIYKLRWEHTKPAIKIVNITEKTFYFLYIDDAADNWHIEVGKPKTRFYVELGRVLPNYTFVPLCRSNTVTTPANSVSGIEDEYYTLLPKKEIVKRDIIYERIMKELQYGISTPGSPFIKKA, from the coding sequence ATGAATGAACTTGAACTTAAGGACTTGCCAAAAAACTATGGTGATACTAAAATAACCCTTCTGGTAAGGGACCCTTTCTGGATCTTCGCTTACTGGGAGATATCGAGGCCCTCAGTTGAAGATTTTCAAAAGATTTATAAATTAAGATGGGAACACACAAAACCTGCCATAAAGATAGTAAATATTACTGAAAAAACTTTTTATTTTCTATATATTGATGATGCTGCAGATAACTGGCACATAGAGGTAGGGAAACCGAAAACCAGATTTTATGTGGAATTAGGCAGGGTTTTGCCGAATTATACATTTGTCCCATTATGCAGGTCAAATACTGTAACAACTCCTGCTAATAGTGTTTCTGGGATCGAGGATGAATATTACACCTTATTGCCCAAAAAGGAAATTGTGAAAAGGGATATAATCTACGAAAGGATCATGAAAGAACTTCAATACGGTATAAGCACACCGGGGTCTCCTTTTATAAAGAAGGCTTAA
- a CDS encoding glucan 1,4-alpha-glucosidase, with protein sequence MFRIRKQIGGEAFCGPGCPPTWATAKKVGFGTSYKPYSKVWFTLADGAVTEVYYPTLDTANTKILQFLITDGKTFVDREDLDTEHKVELVHPKALAFRLINTDKEKKYRIKKTVITDTKRDSLAIKVKFEALLGKLEDYRLYIYYDPHIDNGGWGDTGYYTNYRGKDVLIAYDHNIYSALVTSIPWSAYSTGYYGVNDGYLDLKENKNMFFQFDIAYDGNIIQTAELDMRATNEFVLILSFGRNELEALNTAMATLERDFPLLEKRYIGEWKDFCNGLNDLNGNATPLYYVSMMVLKALEDKTYRGAMIASPSVPWGEAASDDNKAGYHLVWSRDLYHTAMAFLAAGHYSAPNRSLDYLDRIQQKEDGSFPQNSWLNGHPFWNSVQMDEVADPIILAWRMGRIDLFYSMVVPAADYILKNGPKTPQERWEENGGYSPSSIAAQIAGLVCASEIAREKGDIERAKKYLEVADEWQAKIDEWCFTETGFHGDGKYYIRIAPNGRPNRGDLITLSNGAGTFDQREIVDVSFLEMVRLGVKPPDDSKIRLTLAVVDKEIKRMTLKGPCWYRYNHDGYGETEDGKPYCGIGKGRLWPIFTGERGHYELALGNQIDEYLKAMENFANQGYMLPEQVFEETGEPTGAATPLAWSHAEYVRLLVSKHMGYVVDTPKCVYNRYVLGKKNRKAITITT encoded by the coding sequence ATGTTTAGAATTAGAAAGCAAATAGGAGGAGAAGCCTTCTGCGGTCCCGGCTGTCCTCCTACATGGGCTACAGCAAAAAAGGTAGGATTCGGTACCTCGTACAAACCTTACTCTAAAGTATGGTTTACCCTGGCTGATGGCGCCGTAACCGAGGTTTATTACCCCACTCTAGATACCGCAAATACGAAAATTCTGCAGTTCCTTATAACTGACGGCAAAACCTTTGTAGATAGGGAAGACCTGGACACGGAACATAAAGTAGAATTAGTTCACCCTAAAGCCCTGGCATTTAGACTTATAAACACAGATAAAGAAAAGAAATATCGTATTAAAAAAACCGTTATTACCGATACAAAACGGGATTCTTTGGCAATAAAGGTTAAATTTGAGGCACTGTTGGGTAAGCTTGAGGATTATCGCCTGTATATTTACTATGACCCCCATATAGATAACGGAGGCTGGGGAGATACGGGATATTATACCAATTACCGCGGTAAAGACGTTCTTATTGCATATGACCACAATATTTACAGTGCTCTTGTAACTTCTATTCCCTGGTCTGCATATTCTACAGGATATTACGGTGTAAATGACGGATATTTAGACCTGAAGGAAAACAAGAATATGTTCTTTCAGTTTGATATTGCTTATGATGGAAATATAATCCAAACAGCAGAGCTTGACATGAGGGCAACCAATGAATTTGTTCTGATTTTATCCTTTGGCCGAAACGAACTGGAAGCATTGAACACAGCAATGGCTACCCTTGAGAGGGATTTTCCTCTCCTCGAGAAGAGATACATCGGGGAATGGAAAGATTTCTGCAATGGACTGAACGACCTCAACGGAAATGCTACTCCTCTGTATTACGTAAGTATGATGGTATTAAAAGCCCTTGAAGATAAAACCTACAGGGGGGCCATGATCGCTTCCCCCAGTGTGCCCTGGGGAGAGGCTGCTTCTGATGATAATAAGGCAGGTTATCATTTGGTATGGTCCCGTGACCTATATCATACTGCCATGGCTTTCCTGGCTGCCGGTCATTATAGTGCCCCCAACCGTTCACTCGACTATTTGGACAGGATTCAACAAAAGGAAGACGGGAGCTTCCCTCAAAATTCCTGGTTGAACGGTCATCCCTTCTGGAACAGTGTTCAGATGGATGAAGTCGCCGACCCCATCATCCTGGCATGGCGGATGGGCAGGATCGATCTCTTTTATTCCATGGTGGTACCTGCTGCCGATTACATTTTAAAAAACGGCCCTAAGACCCCACAGGAGCGCTGGGAAGAAAATGGGGGTTATTCACCGTCATCAATTGCAGCCCAGATAGCAGGACTTGTATGCGCTTCTGAAATTGCCAGGGAAAAGGGTGATATAGAAAGGGCTAAAAAATATCTGGAGGTTGCCGATGAATGGCAGGCAAAAATCGATGAATGGTGTTTTACCGAAACGGGGTTCCACGGTGATGGCAAATATTATATCAGAATTGCACCCAACGGAAGACCTAACAGAGGAGACCTAATTACGCTTTCAAATGGGGCTGGAACTTTTGACCAGAGGGAAATCGTCGATGTGAGTTTTCTTGAAATGGTAAGGTTAGGTGTTAAACCGCCGGATGACTCTAAAATCAGGCTGACACTGGCAGTAGTAGATAAAGAAATAAAGCGGATGACCCTTAAAGGGCCGTGTTGGTACAGGTATAATCATGATGGTTACGGTGAAACGGAAGATGGAAAACCGTACTGCGGCATAGGTAAAGGCAGATTATGGCCTATTTTCACAGGTGAAAGGGGACATTATGAATTAGCATTAGGCAACCAAATAGATGAATACCTAAAGGCTATGGAAAACTTTGCGAATCAAGGGTATATGCTTCCCGAACAGGTTTTTGAAGAAACGGGAGAACCTACAGGAGCGGCAACACCTCTGGCCTGGTCCCATGCCGAATATGTCAGGCTTCTAGTTTCAAAACATATGGGGTATGTGGTAGATACCCCTAAATGTGTCTACAATAGATACGTTTTAGGGAAAAAGAATAGAAAGGCAATAACAATCACTACTTAA
- a CDS encoding ROK family protein, whose product MKTYIGVDVGGTGIKTGLVDDEGRILYKTTKPTEVERGFKEVIGDVCDSIIELLNRARKEELAEPEYIGLGVPGTVDAEKGIVIYAPNLFWENISVKEAISDKINLPVFMDNDANSAAVGEKIWGAGRGISNFVCITLGTGVGAGIIINDKLYRGTFNNAGEVGHITILRDGPQCNCGKKGCLETLVAAPALVKKGIDALKNEKDTLIRDLTLGEPIRVNAKVIFDAAKMGDRVAMDIVKEMAYYLGMGIAGIVNILDPAAIIIGGGVAAAGNFLLSLVEEGFREHCFNRNGRIAKVLLAKLGNDAGIMGAAALGMI is encoded by the coding sequence GTGAAAACGTATATTGGTGTGGATGTAGGAGGCACCGGCATAAAAACAGGTCTTGTAGATGACGAAGGGCGAATCCTTTATAAAACAACAAAACCTACTGAGGTAGAAAGAGGCTTTAAAGAGGTGATAGGAGATGTATGTGATAGTATTATTGAACTCTTAAACAGGGCCCGGAAGGAAGAACTTGCTGAACCCGAATATATAGGGCTAGGTGTACCGGGAACTGTTGATGCAGAAAAGGGAATTGTGATTTATGCCCCAAATCTATTTTGGGAGAATATCTCCGTAAAAGAAGCTATTAGCGATAAGATTAACCTGCCCGTATTTATGGATAATGATGCTAATTCTGCAGCTGTAGGCGAGAAGATCTGGGGAGCAGGTCGTGGGATTTCGAATTTTGTCTGTATTACCCTCGGGACGGGAGTGGGCGCAGGAATTATTATCAATGACAAGCTGTACAGAGGAACTTTTAATAATGCGGGTGAAGTAGGCCATATAACCATTCTACGGGACGGGCCACAATGTAACTGCGGTAAAAAAGGGTGTCTTGAAACCCTTGTAGCGGCTCCTGCCCTTGTGAAAAAAGGTATTGATGCCTTGAAAAATGAAAAGGATACCCTTATTAGAGACCTGACCCTTGGGGAACCGATCCGGGTTAATGCAAAGGTTATCTTTGATGCTGCAAAAATGGGTGATAGAGTTGCTATGGATATCGTTAAGGAAATGGCATATTATCTGGGAATGGGTATTGCAGGAATAGTTAATATTTTGGACCCTGCAGCAATCATTATAGGGGGCGGGGTTGCTGCTGCCGGAAATTTCCTTTTATCACTTGTGGAAGAAGGCTTTAGAGAACACTGCTTTAACAGGAACGGCAGGATTGCCAAAGTCCTTCTTGCAAAGCTGGGGAATGATGCCGGAATAATGGGAGCAGCAGCATTGGGAATGATTTAG
- a CDS encoding phosphatase: MKLVADMHCHTVASGHAYSTIQEIAREASNKGLEMVAITDHGPSMPGGPHLYHFGNLRAIPEEIYGVRILKGVEANIIDYDGNLDLPERYLRELDVVLAGFHTYCYPNGTVEHNTMAMINAMKNPYVDIIVHPGNPEFPIDIVRVVEAAKDNNVFIEINNSSFTISRRGSEENCLIIAKKAAQIKAYIVIGSDAHISFDVGNFNKAMDIVNKAGITEGQILNTSKEKITKFLEIKE; this comes from the coding sequence ATGAAATTGGTGGCAGATATGCATTGCCATACCGTTGCCAGCGGCCATGCATACAGCACAATACAGGAAATCGCCAGGGAAGCCTCTAACAAGGGTTTGGAAATGGTAGCTATAACGGACCACGGGCCTAGTATGCCGGGTGGTCCCCACCTCTATCATTTCGGAAACCTGAGAGCAATTCCTGAAGAAATCTACGGCGTAAGGATTTTAAAGGGTGTTGAGGCAAATATTATAGATTATGATGGGAATTTGGACCTTCCCGAAAGGTATTTGAGGGAATTGGATGTAGTTTTAGCTGGTTTTCATACCTACTGCTATCCGAACGGGACCGTTGAACACAATACTATGGCTATGATAAATGCTATGAAAAACCCCTATGTTGATATAATAGTTCACCCTGGAAATCCCGAATTCCCCATAGATATTGTTAGGGTTGTCGAAGCAGCTAAAGATAATAATGTATTTATAGAAATTAATAACAGCTCCTTTACCATTAGCAGGCGGGGAAGTGAGGAGAACTGCCTCATTATAGCTAAGAAAGCCGCTCAAATCAAGGCTTATATAGTAATAGGGAGTGATGCCCATATTTCTTTTGATGTGGGGAATTTCAATAAAGCTATGGATATTGTAAATAAAGCTGGGATTACAGAAGGTCAAATATTGAATACTTCAAAGGAAAAGATAACCAAGTTTTTAGAGATAAAAGAATAA
- a CDS encoding bifunctional phosphoglucose/phosphomannose isomerase, which translates to MLDDLKGLKKIDKSGMIEAIKNMPEHFEEAKRLTEEFMKGIRIRNILNVVITGLGGSAIGGDLVRMFIAPKATIPVIVNRDYFLPAFADQNTLVIVSSYSGNTEETLSAYDDARLKGSRLIAITTGGKLKEKALEDGIPVLTIPPGLSPRAALGYSFIPLLIIIERLGIIPGGVSREIEDAIKIMKEARERFSPEVPEAENPAKGLARQFHKKLPIIYGSSGTTEIIAMRWKGQINENSKAPAYFNIFPELNHNEIVGWDGPKEILKGFQVVILRDEGDYERVQKRIEITREIINDKGGEVLEVWSEGGTCLARMFYLIMLGDFASVYLAALYKKDPTPVNLIDLLKKRLSN; encoded by the coding sequence ATGCTAGATGATTTGAAGGGATTGAAAAAAATCGATAAGAGCGGTATGATAGAGGCGATAAAAAATATGCCCGAACATTTTGAGGAAGCAAAGAGACTGACAGAGGAGTTTATGAAAGGCATAAGGATAAGAAATATTCTTAATGTTGTAATTACCGGGCTTGGAGGTTCAGCTATTGGCGGAGATCTGGTAAGGATGTTTATAGCTCCGAAAGCAACAATTCCCGTTATAGTAAACAGGGATTATTTTCTCCCTGCTTTTGCAGACCAGAATACTTTGGTCATTGTCTCGAGTTATTCTGGAAATACAGAAGAAACCCTTTCGGCTTATGATGATGCCCGTTTAAAGGGTAGCAGATTAATTGCTATTACTACAGGGGGCAAGCTGAAAGAAAAGGCCCTCGAAGATGGAATTCCTGTTCTTACTATCCCCCCAGGGCTATCCCCCAGGGCAGCCCTCGGATATTCCTTTATTCCCCTTTTAATAATCATTGAAAGACTGGGGATAATTCCTGGAGGCGTAAGCCGTGAAATAGAAGATGCAATTAAAATTATGAAGGAAGCCAGAGAAAGATTTAGCCCTGAGGTTCCTGAGGCGGAGAACCCCGCCAAAGGTTTAGCCAGGCAGTTTCATAAAAAACTTCCCATTATTTATGGAAGCAGTGGGACCACTGAAATCATCGCTATGAGGTGGAAAGGGCAGATTAATGAAAATTCTAAAGCCCCTGCATATTTTAATATATTTCCGGAACTGAATCACAATGAAATCGTGGGGTGGGACGGCCCAAAAGAAATTTTGAAAGGATTTCAAGTGGTTATCCTCAGGGATGAAGGTGACTATGAAAGGGTCCAGAAACGCATTGAGATTACCAGGGAAATTATAAATGATAAAGGCGGAGAAGTTCTTGAAGTGTGGTCTGAAGGTGGAACTTGCCTGGCCAGGATGTTTTACTTGATAATGCTCGGGGATTTTGCAAGCGTGTATCTGGCAGCCCTTTATAAGAAAGACCCTACTCCCGTTAATTTGATAGATCTATTGAAAAAGAGATTAAGTAATTAA
- a CDS encoding Cof-type HAD-IIB family hydrolase — protein MSYKLVAVDLDDTLLNHDLEISKRNKGAIEEALKRGVMVTIATGRMFRATKKYALDLNLDIPLITYQGGLVRGIRSEEIYYHKPVPLNYAVELLEIIESIGCHANIYIDDNLYVKDLNEEAVEYGEMYNVPVNPVGDLREFMKEGPTKILVIEKSPKIDKVLDVLQKNYSKMLSLAKSKSFYLEITHREATKGAAVAYLAEKFRISPAEVIAIGDSFNDLSMIRYAGLGVAMGNSPEEIREQADFVTDTNDNDGVAKVIERFVL, from the coding sequence TTGAGTTACAAATTAGTAGCTGTGGATTTAGATGATACTCTTTTGAACCATGACCTTGAAATTAGCAAAAGAAATAAAGGGGCCATTGAAGAAGCTTTAAAAAGAGGGGTTATGGTCACAATAGCAACAGGAAGAATGTTCAGGGCTACAAAGAAATATGCCCTTGACTTAAATCTGGATATCCCCCTTATTACTTATCAGGGTGGTCTGGTAAGAGGGATTCGTTCTGAAGAGATATATTACCATAAACCAGTACCTCTGAATTATGCTGTTGAGTTACTGGAAATAATAGAATCTATAGGATGCCATGCTAATATATATATAGACGATAACCTATATGTTAAGGATTTAAATGAGGAAGCTGTAGAATATGGGGAGATGTATAATGTCCCTGTGAACCCCGTCGGCGACCTGAGGGAGTTTATGAAAGAGGGGCCGACCAAAATCCTGGTTATTGAAAAGAGTCCAAAAATTGATAAGGTATTAGATGTTCTTCAGAAAAATTATAGTAAAATGTTAAGCCTCGCTAAATCCAAATCTTTTTATCTTGAAATAACCCACCGGGAGGCTACAAAGGGGGCTGCCGTTGCATATCTGGCCGAGAAATTCCGGATTTCCCCTGCTGAGGTCATTGCGATAGGGGATAGTTTCAATGACCTCAGCATGATAAGATATGCCGGTCTGGGGGTTGCAATGGGTAACTCTCCTGAGGAGATTCGGGAACAGGCTGATTTTGTCACCGATACCAATGATAACGACGGAGTAGCAAAGGTTATTGAGAGGTTTGTGTTGTAA
- a CDS encoding aminotransferase class I/II-fold pyridoxal phosphate-dependent enzyme, protein MEFSSRMKNFRSAVFAMMKEKKEELLSRGRKVVDLSVGAPDMPPAPHIIEVLKREISDDKNYVYAISDLPELLDAAACWYKRRFGVELNPKTQISSLIGSQDGLAHISLTIVDPGDTVLVPDPGYPIFSAGPLLAGARIVTMPLKEEKGFLIDLDEIPSDVAAKAKFMIVSYPNNPVTAIAPPEFYRKLIDFAKEYDIIVLHDNAYCELTFDGYKAGSFLSFEGALEIGVEFNSLSKTYNMAGCRVGFALGNEEIIRNLKILKSNMDYGIFLPIQKAAIAALEGPQEYVKETALRYQKRRDILVDGLNSIGWKIRKPPATMFVWAPIPEGFSDSMEFTLFLLEKTGVAVTPGSSFGERGKRFVRIALVQPEEIIEEALALIKESNIF, encoded by the coding sequence ATGGAGTTTTCTTCAAGGATGAAAAACTTTCGGTCAGCAGTCTTTGCCATGATGAAGGAAAAGAAGGAAGAACTTCTTTCAAGGGGCAGGAAGGTTGTTGACTTGAGTGTGGGGGCACCTGATATGCCGCCGGCACCTCATATAATTGAAGTATTAAAACGGGAAATATCCGATGATAAAAACTACGTATATGCTATTTCAGATTTACCGGAGCTCCTTGATGCTGCAGCCTGCTGGTATAAAAGACGTTTCGGGGTTGAGCTAAATCCTAAAACACAGATTTCGTCACTTATAGGCTCTCAGGACGGTCTGGCTCATATATCCCTTACTATTGTAGATCCCGGTGATACCGTTTTAGTTCCTGATCCGGGATATCCAATATTTAGCGCGGGGCCTTTGCTTGCGGGTGCAAGAATAGTAACTATGCCTTTAAAAGAAGAAAAGGGATTCCTTATAGATTTGGATGAAATACCTTCTGATGTGGCTGCAAAGGCAAAGTTTATGATAGTTTCTTACCCTAATAACCCTGTTACTGCCATAGCACCCCCGGAATTTTACAGAAAATTAATTGATTTTGCAAAGGAATATGATATAATTGTCCTGCATGATAATGCATATTGTGAATTGACCTTTGATGGTTACAAAGCCGGCAGTTTCCTCAGTTTCGAAGGTGCTTTAGAGATTGGGGTTGAATTTAATTCCTTATCTAAAACATATAATATGGCAGGGTGTAGGGTCGGCTTCGCATTGGGGAACGAAGAAATAATAAGAAATTTGAAAATCCTAAAGTCCAATATGGATTATGGAATTTTTTTACCAATTCAAAAAGCTGCAATTGCAGCCCTTGAAGGGCCTCAGGAATATGTTAAAGAGACAGCATTGAGGTATCAAAAACGCAGGGATATTCTGGTCGATGGATTAAATTCTATAGGATGGAAAATAAGAAAGCCTCCGGCCACCATGTTTGTGTGGGCGCCCATTCCTGAAGGGTTTTCTGATTCTATGGAATTCACTCTTTTCCTCTTGGAGAAAACAGGGGTTGCCGTGACTCCAGGATCCAGTTTTGGGGAAAGGGGTAAACGGTTTGTCAGAATTGCCCTTGTACAGCCCGAGGAGATTATAGAAGAGGCACTTGCTTTAATAAAAGAAAGTAATATCTTTTAA
- a CDS encoding ABC transporter permease, with protein MRKKTAPAADARTVIEEKRSKTLNALNVTPMTGFEFVVGKSLIGFLLPLVQAYTMLWILNLPNINKLMILIIILASSFITVIFGFIMGVISSNQIAGIANMKIGFLVVSASMLGAILLPHDKHILLYWSPFYWSFIGLRGIITGTVTWKQVWTYTGWILGLTLLIFLSLRRRIEKGLA; from the coding sequence TTGAGAAAAAAGACTGCACCAGCAGCTGATGCCAGGACGGTTATTGAAGAAAAGCGGTCAAAAACTTTGAACGCTTTAAATGTTACACCTATGACTGGGTTTGAATTTGTAGTAGGCAAAAGCCTTATAGGCTTTTTGCTCCCCCTTGTCCAGGCATATACTATGCTGTGGATATTGAATCTGCCAAATATTAATAAGTTAATGATCTTAATAATTATCCTTGCAAGCTCATTTATAACAGTAATCTTTGGCTTTATTATGGGTGTTATAAGCAGCAATCAGATAGCAGGAATTGCAAATATGAAGATAGGCTTTTTAGTAGTATCTGCCTCAATGCTGGGTGCCATTCTGTTGCCACATGACAAACACATACTGCTGTACTGGTCCCCTTTTTACTGGTCATTTATCGGGCTTAGAGGTATTATAACGGGCACTGTAACATGGAAACAGGTATGGACTTATACGGGCTGGATTTTAGGTTTGACATTACTAATATTTCTATCCTTAAGAAGAAGAATAGAAAAAGGGCTTGCATAA
- a CDS encoding AzlD domain-containing protein: MDNISFDHLWLVVIAMGIVTYLPRMLPMVLLQKVKLPPFINRFLGFVPFAVLGALIFPGILFSTGNIPSAIFGGIISIIIALLDVNLILVVLGGILSVFVWQVLIQ; this comes from the coding sequence ATGGATAATATATCGTTTGATCATCTCTGGCTGGTTGTAATTGCAATGGGAATTGTAACCTATCTTCCCCGAATGCTTCCAATGGTTCTGCTTCAGAAGGTCAAATTACCACCTTTTATAAATCGTTTTTTAGGGTTTGTTCCTTTTGCCGTTTTGGGTGCTCTTATTTTCCCCGGTATACTTTTTTCAACGGGGAATATACCATCAGCAATTTTCGGTGGAATTATTTCGATTATCATTGCATTGTTAGACGTTAATCTGATACTGGTAGTTCTTGGGGGTATCCTCAGTGTATTTGTATGGCAGGTGCTTATCCAATAG
- a CDS encoding LysM peptidoglycan-binding domain-containing protein yields MIVYVVQPGDSLYILARRFETTIDAIRRANYIPDPGRICPGQIVGVPVCHPEPIPPFMLPPPERREILYKIQRSDTLTVIARRFGSSVNAILRRNRLRDPNKIYPGQIIIVPAADDPHYDYY; encoded by the coding sequence TTGATAGTATATGTTGTGCAGCCCGGAGATTCTTTATATATTCTTGCGCGTCGATTTGAAACTACCATCGATGCCATAAGGAGAGCTAATTATATTCCGGACCCCGGAAGAATATGTCCAGGCCAGATTGTTGGTGTTCCTGTTTGCCACCCGGAACCGATACCTCCTTTTATGTTACCTCCGCCTGAAAGAAGAGAAATTCTGTATAAAATTCAAAGGAGTGATACACTGACAGTAATAGCAAGGAGATTCGGGTCTTCAGTTAATGCCATATTAAGAAGAAACAGATTGAGGGACCCTAATAAAATTTATCCCGGTCAGATTATAATTGTTCCGGCTGCTGATGATCCTCATTATGACTATTACTAA